Genomic DNA from Candidatus Gastranaerophilales bacterium:
CTTTCAGTTCAGGCAGCTAACGGTACTTATTCAACCGCTGAAAGAACCATGATTGGTCAAGAAGTAAAAGCTCGTATGGATGAAATCAGCAGAATCGCAAACATTTCAAAATTCAGCGGTATCGACCTTTTGAAAAATGCTTCAACAAGCGTTACTCTTCAAATCGGTACAAACAGCGGTGACGACAACAGATTAAACATCGGTGATGCGTTAATTAAAGCAACAGCAACAGCTTTGAGCGACAAATTCACGGCTGCAAACATCAAAACCGCATTTGGTGCTGGCTCGGCAAAAGCATCGGAATTCCTTGACGATGTTGATGCAGCGATTATAAAAGTATCAGAATCCAGAGCTAAAATGGGTGCTTATCAAAACAGACTTGATTCAGCAATGGACAGTTTAGATACTAAATATCAAAACATGTCAGCTTCATTATCTACAATTAAAGATACTGACGTTGCAGCTGAATCAGCAAACTTGACGAAGAACCAAATTCTTCAACAAGCTTCAGCAAGTTTGTTATCTCAAGCAAATCAAAACCCATCAATTGCTTTAAGCTTAATCTAAAATTAAATAAAAGCATGGTAAAAAGAGTCTGCGAGTTTCGCAGGCTCTTTTTTCATACTTAAGTATAATAAAGTTTAAACTTTTTCCGTATCCAGACAAGCTCAAATCTGCCGAATATAGCTAATGTGGAAGGATCCACAGAGTTAATTAGAGATTAAGGAGAATCACTATGGCACTAGTAATCAACACAAATGTTACCTCAAACATGGTACAAAGAAACCTAAACAACGCAAATGCGGGTGTTAACCAATCAATTGAACGTTTGTCAACAGGTTTCAAAATCAACAAAGCATCAGATGATGCAGCGGGATTATCAATTGCAGAAGGCTTTAAAGCACAGGTAAGCGGCAGTCAAATTGCTAAATCCAACACTGAACACGGTATTAATCTGCTTCAAACTGCTGAAGGTGATATGTCCGTTATTCAGGAAAACCTTCAAAGAGTCAGAGATTTGACTGTCCAGGCAGCAAACGGAACTTATTCTACTTCAGAAAGAACAATGCTTCTATCAGAAGTTAAAGCTCGTTTCCAGGAAATCACAAGGCTTGCTAATGTATCTTCATTCAGTGAAATACCTTTACTAAGCAATAACGGTACAAATTTAACACTTCAAATCGGTGCAAACACAGGAGCTGACAACAGATTAGCAATAGGTGATGCTCTTATTAAAATGACAGCTACCGCATTGAGCGCTCAATTTTCTGGCGCAAATTTAGACACTAACTTCAAAACATCAGTAAGCGCATCTGACTTTATCACTACCATTGATGAAGCCATATCCAAAGTTACAGATGCAAGAGCTAAAATCGGCGCTTATCAAAACAGACTGGAATCTGCTCTTGAGAGTTTAGACATTAAGTATGAAAACCTATCATCCTCATTATCACAAATCAGGGATGCAGACGTAGCTAAGGAGTCTGCTACATTAACCAAGGAACAAATCTTGCAACAAGCATCCGCAAGTTTGTTATCTCAAGCAAATCAAAACCCATCAATTGCTTTACAACTTATCGGTTAGTGTTTTTAGCAAAATCAAAGAGCCGGAATAATTTCGGCTCTTTTTTTCATGCTATGGTAAATGTAAAAATTGTAACGATTTTGTTATATTAAGCAATTTTCCGAGAGAAATTTTCTTTATTAATATGGATGGAAAGCTCTCTCTTCTTATTAATTTAACCAAACGGATCTGGCAACAGGTCCTTTTTCTTTGCATACATATGCAGAGTGTGGAAGCAGTAATCATAAAATTTTCCAACTGTATGGGGTTGAAAAACCCAAAATGTCTGTTATTATAATAATAGGTTACAAATCCATCCGGATGGCGGCTTTTCCATGAAAGATGAGTTGAAAATCGATTATAAAGAACATAAAATTAACTTTCCGCTCACATACGGGTATTTAGACGGAATTGACGAAGTATTTAATTTTAAAACCAACAAAAGCGAATCGTTAGAAAAGTTTAAGTTAAACCTTGATAACGATGAAATGGAAATGAACCAGTATCTTTTACTTGAAGAAATGGCAAAAAAAGCTAATGAAGTTGACGTGGAACTCAACCTTGACGGGCTTGAATACAAGGGCAAGGGTAAAGTTTCACACTTCTTTAGTGTCAATGGCTTGAACATTAACTTAATCCTAAAAGAAATAATTTAGAAGCTAAGGTTTTAAGAAGCTTGGAGGCTAGGCTTTCGCATAGATTTTTGCTGCTTACTGATTTTCCGCAATAACTATTAAGCTTCCAGCCGCTCCCGGCTTCTATTTACTATCGCACTTGTCTTTGATAACAATCAGGTTATTCATAATCTTCATAGTGGTAGTAGGAAGAACAACATTATCCAAGCCGCCTGCTATACTAAGAATTTTACCCGCAGGAAGAACAACTTCTTCTCCGTTGTACGTAAAAACATAATCAGTATCTCTGTCTGAACGAATAGTAATTTTGTCCATTTTTGTCTCCTTAATTACCGGATTGTGCTAACAATTCTAATTTCTTCTGTTGGTCATAATTAATAAGCAAATTAATTAACTCTTCGATTTCACCTTCAATAACTGTCCATACATTAAGGTTTTGCCCTATTCTATGGTCTGTGAGTCTGCCTTGAGGGAAGTTATAAGTTCTGATTCTTTCGCTTCTGTCTCCTGAACCAACCTGTGAACGTCTTAAATCAGTTATTTCCTGCATTTGTTTTTGAACTTCTATATCATAAAGTTTTGCCTTAAGAATT
This window encodes:
- a CDS encoding flagellin, which translates into the protein MALVVNTNVTSNLVQAKLNKANAGVNQSIERLSTGYKINKAADDAAGLAISEGFKSQASGSLVAKDNIQHGTNLLQSAEGDLAVIQENLQRVRDLSVQAANGTYSTAERTMIGQEVKARMDEISRIANISKFSGIDLLKNASTSVTLQIGTNSGDDNRLNIGDALIKATATALSDKFTAANIKTAFGAGSAKASEFLDDVDAAIIKVSESRAKMGAYQNRLDSAMDSLDTKYQNMSASLSTIKDTDVAAESANLTKNQILQQASASLLSQANQNPSIALSLI
- a CDS encoding flagellin; the protein is MALVINTNVTSNMVQRNLNNANAGVNQSIERLSTGFKINKASDDAAGLSIAEGFKAQVSGSQIAKSNTEHGINLLQTAEGDMSVIQENLQRVRDLTVQAANGTYSTSERTMLLSEVKARFQEITRLANVSSFSEIPLLSNNGTNLTLQIGANTGADNRLAIGDALIKMTATALSAQFSGANLDTNFKTSVSASDFITTIDEAISKVTDARAKIGAYQNRLESALESLDIKYENLSSSLSQIRDADVAKESATLTKEQILQQASASLLSQANQNPSIALQLIG